The proteins below come from a single Dasypus novemcinctus isolate mDasNov1 chromosome 22, mDasNov1.1.hap2, whole genome shotgun sequence genomic window:
- the LOC101412514 gene encoding large ribosomal subunit protein uL15-like: MATAISCKHQKHPRGQGNAGGMHHRRINLNKYLPGYFRKVGMRHYHLKRNQSFCPPVNLGTLWTLVSEQTQVNGTPNKTEAAAITDGVQSSFYKILGKGKLPKQSLIVKAKFFSRRAEEKI; this comes from the coding sequence ATGGCCACGGCCATATCGTGCAAACACCAGAAGCATCCAAGAGGCCAGGGTAATGCTGGTGGCATGCATCACCGCAGGATCAACCTCAACAAATACCTCCCAGGTTACTTCAGGAAGGTTGGTATGAGGCATTATCACTTAAAGAGGAATCAGAGCTTCTGTCCACCTGTCAACCTTGGGACACTGTGGACCTTGGTCAGTGAGCAGACACAGGTAAATGGCACCCCAAACAAGACTGAAGCTGCTGCCATCACTGATGGGGTGCAATCAAGCTTCTACAAAATCCTGGGGAAGGGAAAGCTTCCAAAGCAGTCTCTCATCGTGAAGGCCAAATTCTTCAGCAGAAGAGCTGAGGAGAAGATTTAG